The following proteins come from a genomic window of Oncorhynchus masou masou isolate Uvic2021 chromosome 25, UVic_Omas_1.1, whole genome shotgun sequence:
- the LOC135514270 gene encoding phosphatidylinositol polyphosphate 5-phosphatase type IV-like isoform X1, translating into MRMTENGEDSSPSQPDGVLPRGAPGWKDPGVSSDTRPVNPSTEDNKPTKLIDTLQFPQDVQDQSSKTSLYQPRPPLLPKPPALSKGGKSGSMEEVRSRRLKHSQESLTDPAETGSSTDSLKEDSTVTGVFTLSGAATLRNGQGSIVGPLLTPTGSPVFRARGQSLSEYERRPHDHHGDPTEQRGRPFKVRLSPLQPSGPLPALEQTLVSESLRTANRIDRDCVDYGIVPGRAGPERLHLHRNLSDSRLLDNMVLDNTSVNSMKSTFSVLNPIRPRDVRNRSFLEGSVLGSGALLGAEELDRYFPERRVGIYIATWNMHGEKGLPNNLDDLLLPTDSEFAQDFYIIGVQEGCPDRYRTTVREWEIRLQETLGPYYVMLYAASHGVLYLTVFVRRDLIWFCSEVEHATVTTRIMSQIKTKGAVGIGFTFFGTSFLFITSHFTSGDSRVYERILDYNKIVEALALPKVLPDTNPYRSTSSDVTTRFDEVFWFGDFNFRLSKDRVEVEALLNQNQGVDMGPLLHHDQLSKEMKDGSIFKGFQEALIQFLPTYKFDVGCDVYDTTSKQRTPSYTDRILFRNRHVGDIKVIKYTSCSMIKTSDHRPVIGMFQVKLRPGRDNIPLGAGQFDRSLYLEGIRRRITRELKKREATKDQGSSTICSIS; encoded by the exons ATGAGGATGACTGAGAATGGGGAGGACAGCAGCCCCTCTCAGCCTGATGGAGTGTTACCTCGTGGAGCTCCTGGTTGGAAGGATCCAGGAGTTAGCAGTGACACGAGGCCAGTGAACCCCTCTACAGAGGACAACAAACCCACCAAGCTCATCGACACCCTGCAATTCCCTCAGGATGTACAAGACCAAAGCAGCAAGACCAGTCTCTACCAGCCGCGACCGCCCCTGCTCCCCAAGCCCCCTGCACTGTCGAAGGGAGGGAAGAGCGGTTCGATGGAGGAGGTGAGAAGCAGAAGACTTAAGCACAGCCAGGAGAGTCTGACTGACCCAGCTGAGACTGGTTCCTCCACAGACTCTCTTAAGGAGGACTCGACAGTTACAGGTGTGTTCACCTTGAGCGGTGCTGCCACCTTAAGGAATGGACAGGGCTCCATCGTTGGACCCCTCTTAACTCCTACAGGGTCCCCTGTCTTCAGAGCCAGGGGCCAGAGCCTCTCCGAGTATGAGAGGAGGCCCCACGACCACCACGGTGACCCAACAGAGCAGCGGGGGAGGCCCTTCAAGGTACGCCTCTCTCCCTTACAGCCATCGGGTCCACTTCCTGCTCTGGAGCAGACCTTGGTGTCGGAGTCCTTAAGGACGGCTAATCGGATTGACAGGGATTGCGTGGATTATGGCATTGTGCCGGGGAGAGCTGGGCCTGAGAGGCTGCACCTGCACAGGAACCTGAGCGACAGCCGGCTTCTGGATAACATGGTGTTGGACAACACCTCTGTCAACTCCATGAAGTCCACCTTCAGCGTGTTGAACCCCATCAGACCCAGGGACGTCAGGAACAG GAGTTTTCTGGAGGGCAGCGTGCTGGGCAGTGGTGCCCTTCTGGGCGCTGAGGAGCTGGACCGCTATTTCCCAGAGAGGAGAGTTGGCATCTACATAGCCACATGGAACATGCATGGAGAGAAG GGACTTCCAAACAACCTAGATGATCTGTTGCTCCCGACAGACTCTGAATTTGCACAAGACTTTTACATCATCGGAGTCCAGGAGGGATGTCCAGACCGGTATAGGACGACTGT gagggAATGGGAGATCCGTCTTCAGGAGACTCTGGGGCCGTACTACGTCATGCTCTACGCAGCCTCCCACGGGGTTCTCTACCTCACTGTGTTCGTCAGGAGGGACCTCATTTGGTTTTGCTCAg AAGTGGAGCATGCCACGGTCACAACACGCATCATGTCTCAGATTAAAACCAAAGGAGCCGTGGGGATCGGCTTCACCTTCTTTGGCACTTCCTTCCTCTTCATCACCTCCCATTTTACCT CTGGAGATTCCAGAGTGTACGAGAGGATTCTGGACTACAACAAGATCGTTGAAGCGCTTGCTCTGCCTAAAGTTCTTCCAGACACCAACCCTTACCGCTCCACATCCT CGGATGTGACAACACGGTTTGATGAGGTTTTTTGGTTTGGGGACTTTAACTTCCGCCTGAGTAAAGACCGTGTGGAGGTAGAGGCCCTTCTAAACCAGAACCAGGGTGTGGACATGGGTCCTCTTCTCCACCATGACCAACTCTCCAAGGAAATGAAGGATG GTTCCATCTTTAAAGGCTTCCAGGAAGCACTGATTCAGTTCCTCCCCACCTACAAGTTCGACGTTGGCTGTGACGTGTATGACACCACCTCTAAGCAGAGAACTCCCTCATACACA GACAGAATACTGTTCAGGAACAGGCACGTGGGTGACATCAAAGTGATAAAGTACACCAGCTGTTCAATGATCAAGACGTCAGACCACCGGCCTGTCATCGGCATGTTCCAGGTCAAACTCCGTCCTGGAAGAGACAA TATTCCTCTGGGAGCGGGCCAGTTTGACAGGAGTCTGTACCTGGAGGGCATCAGGAGGAGGATCACCAGAGAGCTGAAGAAGAGAGAAGCCACGAAGGACCAGGGCAGCAGCACCATCTGCTCCATCTCCTGA
- the LOC135514270 gene encoding phosphatidylinositol polyphosphate 5-phosphatase type IV-like isoform X2, with amino-acid sequence MRMTENGEDSSPSQPDGVLPRGAPGWKDPGVSSDTRPVNPSTEDNKPTKLIDTLQFPQDVQDQSSKTSLYQPRPPLLPKPPALSKGGKSGSMEEVRSRRLKHSQESLTDPAETGSSTDSLKEDSTVTGVFTLSGAATLRNGQGSIVGPLLTPTGSPVFRARGQSLSEYERRPHDHHGDPTEQRGRPFKVRLSPLQPSGPLPALEQTLVSESLRTANRIDRDCVDYGIVPGRAGPERLHLHRNLSDSRLLDNMVLDNTSVNSMKSTFSVLNPIRPRDVRNRSFLEGSVLGSGALLGAEELDRYFPERRVGIYIATWNMHGEKGLPNNLDDLLLPTDSEFAQDFYIIGVQEGCPDRREWEIRLQETLGPYYVMLYAASHGVLYLTVFVRRDLIWFCSEVEHATVTTRIMSQIKTKGAVGIGFTFFGTSFLFITSHFTSGDSRVYERILDYNKIVEALALPKVLPDTNPYRSTSSDVTTRFDEVFWFGDFNFRLSKDRVEVEALLNQNQGVDMGPLLHHDQLSKEMKDGSIFKGFQEALIQFLPTYKFDVGCDVYDTTSKQRTPSYTDRILFRNRHVGDIKVIKYTSCSMIKTSDHRPVIGMFQVKLRPGRDNIPLGAGQFDRSLYLEGIRRRITRELKKREATKDQGSSTICSIS; translated from the exons ATGAGGATGACTGAGAATGGGGAGGACAGCAGCCCCTCTCAGCCTGATGGAGTGTTACCTCGTGGAGCTCCTGGTTGGAAGGATCCAGGAGTTAGCAGTGACACGAGGCCAGTGAACCCCTCTACAGAGGACAACAAACCCACCAAGCTCATCGACACCCTGCAATTCCCTCAGGATGTACAAGACCAAAGCAGCAAGACCAGTCTCTACCAGCCGCGACCGCCCCTGCTCCCCAAGCCCCCTGCACTGTCGAAGGGAGGGAAGAGCGGTTCGATGGAGGAGGTGAGAAGCAGAAGACTTAAGCACAGCCAGGAGAGTCTGACTGACCCAGCTGAGACTGGTTCCTCCACAGACTCTCTTAAGGAGGACTCGACAGTTACAGGTGTGTTCACCTTGAGCGGTGCTGCCACCTTAAGGAATGGACAGGGCTCCATCGTTGGACCCCTCTTAACTCCTACAGGGTCCCCTGTCTTCAGAGCCAGGGGCCAGAGCCTCTCCGAGTATGAGAGGAGGCCCCACGACCACCACGGTGACCCAACAGAGCAGCGGGGGAGGCCCTTCAAGGTACGCCTCTCTCCCTTACAGCCATCGGGTCCACTTCCTGCTCTGGAGCAGACCTTGGTGTCGGAGTCCTTAAGGACGGCTAATCGGATTGACAGGGATTGCGTGGATTATGGCATTGTGCCGGGGAGAGCTGGGCCTGAGAGGCTGCACCTGCACAGGAACCTGAGCGACAGCCGGCTTCTGGATAACATGGTGTTGGACAACACCTCTGTCAACTCCATGAAGTCCACCTTCAGCGTGTTGAACCCCATCAGACCCAGGGACGTCAGGAACAG GAGTTTTCTGGAGGGCAGCGTGCTGGGCAGTGGTGCCCTTCTGGGCGCTGAGGAGCTGGACCGCTATTTCCCAGAGAGGAGAGTTGGCATCTACATAGCCACATGGAACATGCATGGAGAGAAG GGACTTCCAAACAACCTAGATGATCTGTTGCTCCCGACAGACTCTGAATTTGCACAAGACTTTTACATCATCGGAGTCCAGGAGGGATGTCCAGACCG gagggAATGGGAGATCCGTCTTCAGGAGACTCTGGGGCCGTACTACGTCATGCTCTACGCAGCCTCCCACGGGGTTCTCTACCTCACTGTGTTCGTCAGGAGGGACCTCATTTGGTTTTGCTCAg AAGTGGAGCATGCCACGGTCACAACACGCATCATGTCTCAGATTAAAACCAAAGGAGCCGTGGGGATCGGCTTCACCTTCTTTGGCACTTCCTTCCTCTTCATCACCTCCCATTTTACCT CTGGAGATTCCAGAGTGTACGAGAGGATTCTGGACTACAACAAGATCGTTGAAGCGCTTGCTCTGCCTAAAGTTCTTCCAGACACCAACCCTTACCGCTCCACATCCT CGGATGTGACAACACGGTTTGATGAGGTTTTTTGGTTTGGGGACTTTAACTTCCGCCTGAGTAAAGACCGTGTGGAGGTAGAGGCCCTTCTAAACCAGAACCAGGGTGTGGACATGGGTCCTCTTCTCCACCATGACCAACTCTCCAAGGAAATGAAGGATG GTTCCATCTTTAAAGGCTTCCAGGAAGCACTGATTCAGTTCCTCCCCACCTACAAGTTCGACGTTGGCTGTGACGTGTATGACACCACCTCTAAGCAGAGAACTCCCTCATACACA GACAGAATACTGTTCAGGAACAGGCACGTGGGTGACATCAAAGTGATAAAGTACACCAGCTGTTCAATGATCAAGACGTCAGACCACCGGCCTGTCATCGGCATGTTCCAGGTCAAACTCCGTCCTGGAAGAGACAA TATTCCTCTGGGAGCGGGCCAGTTTGACAGGAGTCTGTACCTGGAGGGCATCAGGAGGAGGATCACCAGAGAGCTGAAGAAGAGAGAAGCCACGAAGGACCAGGGCAGCAGCACCATCTGCTCCATCTCCTGA